In a single window of the Planctomycetia bacterium genome:
- a CDS encoding YjgP/YjgQ family permease — protein MKILDRYILRAFFTNYLIALSVMIGLYILLDLFVNLDEFTNVQSDSKAETIVKIIDYYGYNLFLYFAQLAGVILLVAACCTLARLHRNNELTAILASGTSLHRVAAPVLLASLAMNGLWFVDQEFIIPHFADKLSRKHGDIEGRLSFAVWFQADRDNALVSATQFHPRAKEMRGVLIIKRDDKQRMTEVIRAERAPWDDERGVWHLDRGYLIRFENETTPGATGRPAISGEELGGVPVTEYVSDLVPKELALQQATLWTHFLSLPDIERLQERFAATGTSEFIRLKHRRLTVILINMILLCLGMPFFLNRERPSVVVIGGQSLLVCSMCYVLTFISQSLDLSGMGINPALPAWLPVLIFGPIAVLFMDNVKT, from the coding sequence ATGAAGATTCTCGACCGATACATCCTGCGTGCCTTCTTCACGAACTACCTCATCGCGCTCTCCGTGATGATCGGCCTCTACATCCTCCTCGACCTGTTCGTGAACCTCGACGAGTTCACCAATGTTCAGTCCGACTCCAAGGCCGAAACCATCGTCAAGATCATTGACTACTACGGCTACAACCTGTTTCTTTACTTCGCCCAGCTCGCGGGCGTCATCCTCCTCGTCGCCGCGTGTTGCACCCTGGCCCGGCTCCATCGAAATAATGAATTGACCGCGATCCTCGCCTCGGGCACCTCACTGCACCGGGTCGCCGCGCCGGTCCTGCTCGCCTCGCTGGCCATGAACGGCCTGTGGTTCGTCGATCAGGAGTTCATCATTCCTCACTTCGCCGACAAGCTCTCGCGAAAGCACGGCGATATCGAGGGACGCCTCTCTTTCGCCGTCTGGTTCCAGGCCGATCGCGATAACGCTCTGGTCTCCGCAACCCAATTTCATCCCCGTGCGAAGGAAATGCGCGGCGTCCTCATCATCAAGCGGGACGACAAGCAACGAATGACCGAAGTGATCCGCGCCGAGCGCGCCCCCTGGGACGACGAGCGAGGCGTCTGGCACCTCGATCGCGGCTACCTCATTCGATTCGAAAACGAGACGACCCCCGGCGCGACCGGCCGGCCGGCCATTTCCGGGGAAGAACTCGGCGGCGTGCCGGTAACGGAATACGTCTCCGACCTGGTCCCGAAGGAACTGGCCCTGCAACAGGCAACGCTTTGGACCCACTTCCTGAGCCTGCCGGACATCGAACGGCTTCAGGAACGCTTCGCGGCCACCGGCACCTCGGAATTCATCCGGCTCAAGCATCGCCGCCTGACCGTCATTCTCATCAACATGATCCTCTTGTGCCTGGGGATGCCCTTCTTCCTGAATCGAGAGCGCCCATCGGTCGTTGTAATCGGCGGCCAGAGCCTGTTGGTTTGCAGCATGTGCTATGTGCTGACGTTCATCTCGCAGAGCCTGGACCTCAGCGGAATGGGGATCAATCCCGCCCTGCCGGCATGGTTGCCGGTCCTCATCTTCGGTCCCATCGCCGTCCTGTTCATGGACAACGTCAAGACGTAA
- a CDS encoding LptF/LptG family permease, producing MMITLHLYLARELIKTFALTAVALTLLLVMGGGVANIFKGEGLAADDMAKVFLFLTPVAITLILPVAALFAATITYGRAASDNEITACRAAGINIHRLLLSAGLLGLLVTLITYWAWNYMIPNLSRQIEELTKRDLPSIVVQQFQKAKPLIFGRHRIMATHCEIAKPADSATSDPHHTYLWLTGVSFVEMEDEEIMRFGTAEETVIEFDTSNNSPRVSVNLEGVRLFDAGRRQYYDLASQSLPPFDIPLSLRRKTKFETLGNLLEYQTKPQLSPEVEDRLYGLTREMMTYYMYQYVVDQLREHGSFRLVGPTVQYDIYSKEGSQDPDDGRPLMRVVRVEETGPAGKFSYTSDSATIELRSSLDRMHPNIQVELIGNAEIRSATETAADRAIHKPKEALKLVPFMDQEELRRQALAFDTTSLTNGEIPHGLPKRQTKQCEKFLEFLRKFKAEVQGEIHFRASYSITSMAVVLMGAMLGIIVRGGQVLTAFGISCIPSLIVVLTSIVGRNLSDRPGMAVASLCVMWGGAAVIYLATGVIGMKFLQR from the coding sequence ATGATGATCACCCTTCACCTTTATCTTGCACGAGAACTAATCAAGACGTTCGCCTTGACGGCCGTCGCGCTGACGCTTCTGCTCGTCATGGGCGGCGGCGTGGCCAACATCTTCAAAGGCGAGGGCCTGGCCGCCGATGACATGGCCAAGGTCTTCCTCTTTCTCACCCCCGTTGCCATCACCCTCATCCTGCCGGTCGCCGCGCTCTTTGCCGCGACGATCACTTACGGACGGGCGGCTTCCGATAATGAAATCACAGCCTGTCGGGCAGCCGGAATTAATATTCACCGGCTGCTGCTCTCGGCCGGGCTTCTGGGCCTGCTGGTGACCCTGATCACCTATTGGGCCTGGAACTACATGATCCCGAATCTCTCGAGGCAGATTGAAGAACTCACCAAGCGCGATCTGCCGTCCATCGTGGTCCAGCAATTCCAGAAGGCCAAGCCGCTCATCTTCGGCCGGCACCGGATCATGGCCACCCACTGCGAGATCGCCAAGCCGGCGGATTCCGCGACGAGCGACCCCCATCACACCTATCTTTGGCTCACCGGCGTCAGCTTCGTCGAGATGGAAGACGAGGAGATCATGCGCTTCGGCACCGCCGAGGAAACGGTGATCGAATTCGACACGTCGAACAATTCGCCGCGCGTCTCCGTCAATCTCGAGGGCGTCCGGCTCTTCGATGCCGGCCGGCGCCAATACTACGACCTCGCCAGCCAGTCGCTGCCCCCCTTCGACATCCCGCTGTCTTTGCGCCGGAAGACGAAATTCGAGACTCTTGGAAACCTCCTGGAATACCAAACCAAGCCGCAGCTCAGTCCCGAGGTCGAGGACCGGCTCTACGGACTCACCCGGGAGATGATGACCTATTACATGTACCAGTACGTCGTCGACCAATTGCGCGAGCACGGATCGTTCCGGCTGGTCGGCCCGACGGTGCAATACGACATCTACTCCAAGGAAGGCTCGCAGGATCCTGACGACGGGCGTCCGCTGATGCGCGTCGTAAGAGTCGAAGAGACCGGTCCGGCCGGCAAATTCAGCTACACCTCGGACTCCGCGACCATCGAGCTGCGCAGCTCACTCGACCGAATGCACCCCAATATCCAGGTCGAGCTCATCGGCAATGCCGAGATACGGAGCGCGACTGAGACCGCGGCGGACCGCGCGATACACAAACCCAAAGAGGCGCTCAAACTCGTGCCCTTCATGGATCAGGAGGAACTGCGCCGCCAGGCCCTGGCCTTTGACACCACCTCTCTCACCAACGGCGAGATTCCGCACGGCCTGCCGAAGCGACAGACCAAGCAGTGTGAGAAGTTCCTGGAGTTTCTCCGCAAGTTCAAGGCTGAAGTCCAGGGAGAGATCCACTTTCGAGCCTCGTACTCCATCACCAGCATGGCCGTCGTTCTCATGGGCGCCATGCTGGGCATCATCGTCCGTGGCGGCCAGGTCCTCACGGCTTTTGGAATCAGTTGCATTCCATCCCTGATTGTCGTCCTGACGAGTATCGTCGGACGCAATCTCTCCGATCGACCGGGCATGGCCGTCGCGAGCCTCTGCGTGATGTGGGGCGGCGCAGCCGTTATCTACCTGGCCACCGGCGTCATCGGCATGAAGTTCCTGCAGAGATAG
- the speA gene encoding biosynthetic arginine decarboxylase: MANMTKSGSARPDLLHRWSVQDSLDLYNVRQWGAGFFGVNDRGHVVVSSRGAEGPTIDMKELVDELLQRGIDMPILLRFSDILRARIEQLCEAFKKSFEENGYTGQYMGVYPIKVNQQRHIVEEIVQYGAPYNYGLEAGSKPELLAVLAMLESASPLVICNGYKDFEYIDMALWATKLGRTVILVVEEFGELERIIDRASIMKVKPNIGFRMKLAARGSGRWQESGGSRSKFGLTVTEMLKGVELLRSENMLDSLVLTHFHIGSQITNIRSIKEALAEGCRIYQELTKLGAQLKYFDVGGGMAVDYDGSSSNFASSANYTMQEYVSDVVSALTEACNAMELPHPTIVTESGRAITAHHSVLVFNVLGVTEIPDYAVPQSLPEEAPQVLHNLLDAYNSTTAKNFQEAYHDVLHIRDEALSLFKLGYLTLADCATMEGLFWTTCKRIVRIMDEKEYVPEELQGLKVQLADTYVCNFSVFQSVPDCWAVGQLFPVMPIHRLNEEPTRRGILADITCDSDGKIDKFIDLRDIKSVLELHSFTGESYYVGIFMTGAYQEILGDMHNLFGDTNAVHVTIGDDGQYFIEHVVDGDTVSEVLSYVQYSSETLVARLRRTVEDAVRRKVITFHESAEFLRRYEAGLKGYTYLGG, encoded by the coding sequence ATGGCAAACATGACTAAGAGCGGTTCTGCGCGCCCGGACCTGCTTCATCGTTGGAGCGTTCAGGATTCCCTGGACCTTTACAACGTGCGGCAGTGGGGAGCGGGCTTCTTCGGTGTTAACGATCGCGGCCACGTCGTTGTCTCATCGCGCGGCGCCGAAGGCCCCACGATCGACATGAAGGAACTCGTCGATGAGCTGCTTCAGCGCGGCATCGACATGCCGATCCTGCTTCGCTTCTCCGACATTCTTCGGGCCAGAATCGAGCAGCTTTGCGAGGCGTTCAAGAAGTCGTTCGAGGAGAACGGCTACACCGGCCAGTACATGGGCGTCTATCCAATCAAGGTCAATCAACAGCGCCACATCGTCGAGGAAATCGTCCAGTACGGCGCGCCCTACAACTACGGCCTCGAGGCCGGCTCAAAGCCGGAGCTACTCGCGGTGCTGGCGATGCTTGAGTCGGCCAGTCCGCTGGTCATCTGCAACGGCTACAAGGATTTTGAATACATCGATATGGCACTGTGGGCGACCAAGCTCGGCCGCACGGTCATTCTCGTCGTCGAAGAGTTCGGCGAACTGGAACGAATCATCGATCGCGCCTCCATCATGAAAGTGAAGCCGAACATCGGTTTTCGCATGAAGCTGGCGGCCCGCGGTTCCGGCCGTTGGCAGGAATCGGGGGGCTCGCGCTCCAAATTCGGCCTGACCGTCACGGAAATGCTCAAGGGCGTCGAGCTGCTTCGCAGCGAGAACATGCTCGACAGCCTGGTCCTGACCCATTTCCACATCGGAAGCCAGATTACCAATATCCGCTCGATCAAAGAGGCGCTGGCCGAAGGCTGCCGGATCTATCAGGAGCTGACCAAGCTCGGGGCTCAGCTTAAGTACTTCGACGTCGGCGGCGGCATGGCTGTCGATTACGACGGAAGTTCCAGCAATTTCGCCTCCAGCGCTAACTACACCATGCAGGAGTACGTCTCCGACGTCGTCTCGGCCCTGACCGAGGCCTGCAATGCCATGGAACTGCCGCATCCCACGATCGTGACCGAAAGCGGTCGGGCGATCACGGCCCACCATTCCGTGCTGGTATTCAACGTGCTCGGCGTCACTGAAATTCCCGACTACGCCGTGCCGCAGTCATTGCCCGAGGAAGCGCCCCAGGTTCTTCATAATCTTCTCGACGCCTACAACTCTACGACCGCTAAGAATTTCCAGGAGGCGTATCACGACGTGCTGCACATTCGTGACGAGGCCTTGTCCCTCTTCAAGCTCGGCTACCTGACCCTGGCCGACTGCGCCACCATGGAGGGACTCTTCTGGACGACCTGCAAGCGAATCGTCCGCATCATGGATGAAAAGGAATACGTCCCCGAGGAGCTTCAGGGCCTCAAAGTTCAGCTTGCGGATACCTACGTTTGCAACTTCTCGGTGTTTCAGTCGGTGCCGGATTGCTGGGCGGTCGGGCAGCTCTTCCCGGTGATGCCGATTCATCGCCTTAATGAAGAGCCGACGCGCCGCGGCATCCTTGCCGACATCACCTGTGACAGCGACGGCAAGATCGACAAGTTCATCGACCTGCGCGACATCAAGAGCGTGCTGGAGCTTCACTCCTTCACCGGCGAGAGCTACTACGTCGGCATCTTCATGACCGGGGCGTATCAGGAAATCCTCGGTGACATGCACAACCTCTTCGGCGATACCAACGCGGTTCACGTCACCATCGGCGACGACGGCCAGTACTTCATCGAACATGTGGTCGACGGTGATACCGTTTCCGAAGTGCTGTCGTACGTGCAGTATTCGTCGGAGACGCTCGTTGCCCGGCTGCGCAGGACGGTGGAGGACGCCGTCCGCCGCAAGGTTATCACCTTCCACGAGTCGGCCGAGTTTCTCCGCCGCTACGAGGCGGGCCTGAAGGGCTATACCTACCTGGGTGGGTGA